AGCTCCCACCCACACCCGTTTCCCACGGTGCCGGAACCTAAAAACTCACCCGGATAGAGCGTCTCTGACTGTGAAACGAACGAAATCATTTCTTCAAATGAGTAATACATATCCGAGGTATTGCCGTCTGCCCAGACTTCGCCGTTGACTCTGGCGATCATTCGGAGGTTGTAGGGATCACCGATTTCATCGGGTGTAACGAGGCAGGGTCCCATGATGTTGCTGTTATCGAAATCCTTGCCTTTGGCGGGACCGAGTGCCAGCGTCATGTGTCGAAATTGAATGTCCCGCGCACTGATGTCATTGTAAATCGTGTAACCGGCAATATACTCGGAGGCTTCTGCTACGGAAATGTTTTTCCCGGTTTTGCCGATATAGACCCCCCACTCCAGTTCAAAATCGAGTTTCTGGGTATAGTTGGGCCAGGTAACAACGGTTTCGTGTCCAGCGATGGAGGACGGACTCGTGCTGCCGCGGTAGTAGTTGGGCAGTTTGAACCATTCAGGTGAAATTTCTTTACCGGTAATCCGCGCAGCAGCGTCCATGTGGGTTTTGAAGACACCGAAATCCCGCAGGCTCGCAGGGCATGGAAACGGCGCGAGCAGCTGCACATCAGCAACGCGGACAGCGGCATCGGATAGGTCTGTGCGTTCAATGTACCCTTGCGCATCGGCGATGCAATTCTGTTCAAAGAATTGGGACATATCTGGGGCAACAGCAGTGAGGTCAATAATCTGATCCCTATCGATCCACGCGCCGAGTTTTGGTGTCGTGTTCGTCGATTTGGTTTGAAAGGTAACGAGTTTCATAGGCGTTCTTCTTAAGACGATCGCGATTCCTTATTCAAATAATTGTGTGGTGTTGATTATACGATAGATGCATTTAGAAATCAAGACTTTTTTGAAAAGGATTTTCGTTGCGTATGAGATGGAGATATGGCATAATTAGCCCTATACCTTTACCTGTAGTCGCGGTAGGTTCCTGTTGTCGGTAGATCGAACACAAGGGGGAATGAACATGGTTACCCGGGAAGAGATTCAAGCGACCTGTGATGATATCGTGCGCGAGTTCGCACCGCTCCAAATTGTTCTGTTCGGTTCTTATGCGTATGGCACTCCGAGGGAATACTCGGATGTTGATTTGTTGATAGTGATGCCGGGCTCAAAATCAGAGACTCGCAAGCGAGAGAGGGAGATTTATGGGCGTATTCCGCACCGCTTTCGTATGGACTTGCTCGTGCGTTCGCCTGAAGAGATTGCGTATCGTCTCTCATATAACGACTGGTTTCTCCACGAAGTCACTGAAAAGGGTGAAGTACTCTATGAATCTGCCAATTTTCTCTTGAAACCCCCGAAGAAGGAACAGTGTGCTATGAATCCGTTGACATGGGAATGGGTGGAGAACGCTGAAGAAGATTATATTGGGATGCGACAGCTTCAGCAAGGGCAGCATCCGCTATATAACATTGTATGTTTCCATGCCCAGCAATGTGTTCAGAAGTATCTAAAGGCGTGGCTGCAAGAGGCAAATATTCCGTTTTCGAGGACGCACGATTTGAAGGAGTTGTTGGGACTGATTGTTCCGTCTGTCCCGATTTGGCAGGTGTGGGAACCGGACTTTTCATCGCTTTCTAAGCATGCGGTAGCAACTCGCTATCCCGGTGCCTCCGCTACAGCAGACGATGCCGAGTATGCGGTGCGCGTCTGCGATGAGGTTCGGCGATCCGTGCGCGAGCAGTTAAAACTACCGCTTGATGTGGAAAATAACTAAGGGAGTTTAGGTTTTATTAGTAGATGTGCTGGTGGCGGTTCGCCTGTCAATGTCTCTAAAAACTCGACAAGGTCTCTTTTTTCCTGTTCGCTGAGATGGAGGGGTTCTACTGGGGCTGCGCTCCTGCCGACAAATTCGTTTGTGGTGCCACCTGCGTCGTTGAATTCAATGACAGAGGCGAGTGTTGGAAATTCGCCAGTGTGGAAGTAGGGCGGCGTGAGTGCGACGTTACGGAGGGTTGGCGTTTTGAATTCACCTTGGTGTTCCAGTCTTGGCTCCAGCAAATTCAACGTGTTTGCAGCATCCGCCCTTGAATCGCTATAAATGCCTGCACTGTTAAACGGATCGGCTAAGAGTTTCGCGATGCCTTGGAAACGTCCCGTGTCTTCCGGTAACGGTCCTTGGGGTATCCCCAAGTTATGAAAATCGTCATCTCTGAAATGTGGGGTGCCATGGCAGAGGACACAGACCCCTTTTCCGATGAATATCTTTAAGCCGCGTTTCGCTTCAATTGTGATCGCTTCTTCATCGCCTGCTACATACCGATCAAACGGGGCGTTCCGACGAATCAAAAGGCGTTCGTAAGCTTCAATTGCCTTACCGATGTTTGCGAAGACGGTGTTCACAGCAATCTGATCCGCTTCAGACATGTTATCAAACGCCCTATCGCCAGGTTTACCCTGAGGTGGGAAACGTGTGGCATCTTTAAGCTCAGGAAGTGCCCCGAAAACGGTTTCGTATTTTGCTGCATAATGTCGTTTGATGAGGTGTGCGTACTGAAGTCGTGTACCTGCTTGTTCTTCCTCCCCTTCGAATGCAAACAGTGCTTGTGTCCAGAGCGTCTCGGCACGTCCGTCCCAAAATTGCCACTTGTTATAGGCTGCATTGAGGACAGTTGGGGCGTTTCTTGTGCCGCGTCTATTGCCCAATGAAGTGCCTTCAACATCAGCGAAGCCGTGGAAGGGGGAATGGCATGTTGCGCAGGAAATTGTGCCTTCCTTTGAGAATCGAGCATCGAAGAAAAACATCTGCCCTAACTGTGCCGCATCTGGATTATCAGCGAAGCGATTTGTGGGGCTGGGTGGGGGTTTGTCAGGTAGCGGCGATAGGCTTTCAATCACTGCCCATTCGTTCTCGGTAAAGAGATTGAGCGTCTCTGTGAGGTGTTCTGGCTCAGATTCGGGGTGTATCTCCTCAATACTTTCCTCACCGCACCCAAAGAGAAGTAAGGCGACGCTGCCTATAATCCAGATGGTTATGATACGCATATTGACGCTTCCAAGAGACGAGATGTGCAGATAGCATGTGCTATACCGTCAAGGACAGGAACAGCTCCTCAAGAGACATTTCAGTCGTGTGCATTTCAAGCAGTTGCCACCCGCGTTTGACGATGGTCGCTGCGACTGCTGCACGGATGTCGGTTGCCAGTGTATAGTAAAGGTGGAACGTCGCTGTGTCATCCGTATCGGTATTGATCTGCTCGACTTGAATCACGTTTGGGATGTCGTGGAGGACGGCGGATACATCGTCTGCTGATGCTCCTGCTATCTCAACTGCGAGAATGGAGGAGGCAGCTTGCGAATTCTCTGGACTATTGGTGGATTCATCGTCTTGTCTGGGGACAGCGCGTCCCTCTTTCAACAGGACATCCCCCGTAATTTTACCGCGGCTGATGATAATCAACCGTTCGCATGTGAGACTGGCTTCGGGTAAGATGTGCGTGCTGAACAGGATAGTCCGTTCCCTGCCGAGTGCTTTGATTAGTTCACGAATTTCGACAATCTGCCGTGGGTCTAATCCAGAAGTGGGTTCATCGAGAATTAGGACATCTGGTTCGTGAATGAGTGCTTGTGCTAAGCCAACGCGTTGTCGGAAACCGCGAGAGAGTTGCCCGATAATCTGGTGGCGGCGTTCGGTAAGCCCACATGCCTCGATAGCGGTATCCAGTTGCCCGTTGATATTGCTACGCGGGACGCTCCGGATCTTTGCCATATACGTCAAGTACTTCGTTACCGTCATTTCCGGATAGAGCGGAACGTTTTCGGGGAGGTAACCGATGCGTTTCCGGACCTCTCGCGACTCTTTAAAAACATCATATCCGGCGACGGTAACGCGTCCGCTACTCGCTGGCATAAAACAGGTGAGGATTCGCATTGTCGTTGTCTTTCCTGCGCCATTGGGACCGAGGAAGCCGACAATTTGCCCCTTGTCTACTTGGAAGGAGATGTCTTTGAGTGCTTGGAAAGGACCGTAGTTTTTGGTAATATTTTCAACTTCAATCATTTTTTAACTTCGCCCTGACGGGAGTTATCACCAAGTGAAACTTGGCATTCATAGTTCTTAAAAAAAACCGCATCGCGCCGATGTTGCGATGCTGCCTCCAGGGGTTAAGGTTTTTTCAATCGCTCCGTTGAATACTGAAGTTTAAATCCCGATCTCTGCCCAGTAGATACAGATTGTTATCTGGATTAACGGCTTCTGATTCAGCGACGACATCCGGTAAGTCAACCGGGACCGATTTCACATCAACTCTGTCGGGATATACCAGGACCTGTCGCCACATCATCGGATAACAGATAATGCCAGAGGAGACGATACACAGCATGCCTTGTTCCCTGAAGACGCGATTGAGGTGCAGATGTCCACAGAAAAATGCCAAAATTTGTCTCTCAAAGGGAGCGGTAATTTCGAGGACCTCTGCGGAGTTGGCAACCCTTGAACCAATTCCTTGGAATTCGACGTTCGGAAACGGGAGTTGATGTGAAAAGATGAAAACCTCTTCGTTGTAATCACGTGCTCTTTTCAATTCGCGCTCTGCCCACGCCAGTTGGTTCGTGCTGATATACCCGTGTGTGAGGTCTTCGGGAACCTCCTGCGAATCGAGGAGGATAAATCGGATATTTTCGTGCACAAAACTGATGGAACCCATGCCGTTGGTGCTGAAGTGTGCCAAATAGTGGTCTTTAGAACCGGTTTCGGGATGCAAATCATGGTTACCGGGGATGTAATAGCAGGGGGCATTTAGGCGTTGCCCGAGTTCTTGTGCGCCCTCAAGTGTGGCTTCAAATTCCTCTGCGGACATGCCGAAACTTTGACCCCCACACACAACGTCCCCACCGTGAATGACAAAGGCAGGCTCAAACGCGTTCAGTTGTTCAACCAGCTTTTCGTAAAGTTGCAGACTCTTTTTTTGTTGCTGAAGTCCGCTGGCGAAATTTCTTGGGGCGTTTAGGTACAGATGCGTGTCCGTAATAAAGGCAAATTTAAAAAGTATCATGACATATCTCGTCTTTCGATAAGGCTTCCTATCTGTACGGGCTGGGTAACCCAACCCCTACGGTAACACAGATGTTCTTGACGGACGAGAGTTCCTGGGGAAATACCCACGCAAAAACAACTCACCTGCGCCGCGCCTACCGACACTATGATAATCAGGAATGCATACGTTTAGATAAAATTGCGACATACGTCGGTGTATCGGCTGCGTCAATGTAGCGTTCAATCCACCACGCTGTTCCGTCAAGGATGTCTTCGATCTCCGACTTTGAAACAAACAGATAATCAAACCACGGGGTGGTATATTGTCGGTAACGAATTCGTAGTTTTAACTGACCGCTCATCCGTCCTCTATCTCGGTTGAATTGGTGATAGGCTAAATGACATGGTTCCTCTGTTTGATAAGGATCCATTGTTTCAGCGATAATTTTCGCGGTATCTGTTGTCATGGCGGCAAAGCGTTTCAAGAGCCACTTTGCTCTTTTACGGCTGCCGACGAGTCCGAAATTGTGGCCCATCATGAGAATCGTGTCGAAGGTGCCGATTTTGGAACTCAGCTGTGTGACAGATGTGACGAGGGCATTTTTGAGCCCGCGGCTTTGACAGATCTGGATGGCTAAGGGTGAGATGTCGGTTCCTAAAACATCAAGACCTTGTTCCTGAAGATAGATAGAATGCCGTCCTACCCCACATCCAATATCCAAGACGCTGCCTGTAGCGTGTGCTATTCCGGTTCTTTGGTGTTCAGCCCAGTCGTTATATTCAGCAAAGTAGTTAAAGGGTCCCAAACGGCTTACATCAATGAACCCGTCTTCTCTCTCCACAATTTCAACATTTTCTCTGCCGTTATGGTAATCTGAAAGCAGGTGCCCATAGGCATCTTGGATGTCACTTAGCACTTTACCGCTCCTTGATGTAACCTGTTGTGCCGTTTGGGTTGACCCATTCAGTCTCCCAATGCGTTTCAATGCCTTCACGCCATGTTTGGGCGGCTTCTGTCAATTCAGCAGTGAGTTCCGAGTGTTCATCTTTAAGGTTCTGTGTTTCACCCATATCGGTGTCGAGGTTTGCGAGATGCACATCATCCTCTGGAGGTGTGCCTTCTACCAATTGGCCGTTAAGCACCAATTTCCAATTACCCCGACGCACAGCAGTCTGCTTACCCATCTCCCAATAGATTTCTCGATGTGGTATGGATTCACCGTTTGTTACTGTAGGTAGGACATTAAGCCCATCTGGTTCGTAAGCATAAGGGTCTCCGCCTGCAGCGGCGAGGAAGGTCGGGAACACATCCATTGCTGCGCCGACTTCATTGATGACCTGTCCTGCCGGGATTCGCTGGGGCCAGTTCATGATTCCAGGGGAACGAATACCGCCTTCGTAGAGACTGAATTTATGTCCTTTCAGTTTACCAGCAGTGCCGCCATAATAGGGATCCTGTGTGCCATCTAACCAATTTCGGGTTTCGCGCGACGGACCGTTGTCACTCTGGAAATAGGAGAAGGTGTTTTCTGCGAGTCCGAGTCTCTCAAGTTCGGCGAAAATTTCGCCAACACTATCGTCAACGGCACTGAGCATCGCCGCCATAATCTGTCTGTCCCAGGGCAAATTTGGGAACCGATCTACATATTTTTCCGGTGCGTGCATCGGATAGTGCGGCGCGTTGTAAGGCACGTAAAGGAAAAAGGGTTTGCCGAGTTCAACGGATTTTCGGATATATCTGATGGCGTATTCGGTGATGAGTTCGGTGAAGTATTCACCATTCCGATATATCTCTTCGCCGTTTTCCCAGAGGTCATGTGTCTGGTCGATGCCGGGTTGTCCTAAGCCCCAATAGAAGATGTGTGAGAAGAAATCGATGCATCCTGCCATGAACCCGAACCAATCGTCGAATCCGTGATGTTCAGGGCGCGAACCTTCTACGAGCCCGAGATGCCATTTTCCCGACATCGCCGTGTAATAACCGCGCGCCTTCAATGCCGTTGCGAGTGACGGCACGGAAGGCGGTAACCCTGTAGCAGTGCGATGCCCTGCTAAAATCGAACGCACTCCCGCATGGCACGGGTATCGTCCTGTCAGTAATGCTGCGCGCGAAGGAGAACAGACGGGTGAATTTGAGTACCAATCCGTGAAGCGTGCTCCCTCTGTCGCCATTCTGTCGAGATGTGGCGTTTTGAAATCAGGCGCGCCCATGCAGGACAGGTCGCCGTATCCTTGATCATCGGTTAGAAAGATAATGAAGTTAGGTTGCATCTTTTAATTTTACCTTGCGGAGGAACAGCGTGCGTTTGGATTATAACGCGCGTCCCTCAAATCCGCCTGCGTGTTTTTGCTTGGGTATTTCTGCGTATTGTTGCAGGCTACGCGTTTCGGACTAACAAATACCTCTTAATTGACAACCGATCTTACTTTGTAGACTTACTTTTTCCAGAAGTTCCGATCGAGACTCCGATATTGTATGGCTTCAGAGATATGAACTGCCTCTATATGCGGGTTCCTCTCTAAGTCAGCGATGGTGCGGGCTACCTTCAAAATTCGGTCGTATGCCCGTGCGCTGAGTCCTAATTGGTTAATCGCGACCCGTAGCAGCTCTTGTGCTTGGGAATCAATTTTGCAGTATTCTCGTATCTGCTTAGATTCCATGCTTGCGTTGGCGTGTATTGTCGTGTCTGCAAAGCGTTGCTGTTGAATCTGCCGTGCCTTTTCAACCCGTTCTTGGACGTGTGCCGAGGGTTCGCCGGTTGTTTCGTTAGCAAGTTCTGCGTATTTCACCGCTGGCACTTCAACTTGGATGTCGATTCTATCTAAGAGCGGTCCAGAGATACGGGAGACGTAGTTTTGAATCTGAGTGGGTGAACACTTGCAATCTCTGGTCGGATCGCTGAAAAATCCGCAGGGACAGGGGTTCATGGCGGCGACGAGCATGAAGTTCGCTGGATAAGTAAGGGATGCGGATGCGCGGGAGATGGTGACTTGCCGGTCCTCAAGCGGTTGTCGCATGACTTCAAGGACGTTTCGTCGGAATTCAGGGAGTTCATCTAAAAAGAGGACACCGTTGTGTGCAAGACTCACTTCACCGGGACGCGGTATGTTTCCACCCCCGATTAAACCTGCGTCTGAAATTGTATGGTGGGGTGAACGGTATGGGCGCGTCACAACCAAAGGTGTGTCGTTCGGTAGAATACCGATGATACTTTGGATTTTCGTCGTTTCTAAGGATTCGTCGATAGACAGTCTCGGCAGAATGGATGGAATTCGCTTCGCTATCATGGTCTTTCCTGAACCGGGGGGTCCGATCATGATGAGGTTATGCCCACCTGCGGCGGCGACTTCGATGGCGCGTTTGACATGTTCCTGCCCTTTCACATCGAGCAGATCAAGAAGTGCGTCAGGATGTGCCTTGGGTCCGTGAGTGCTAAGCGTGTGGGGTTCTGGGGCGATCTCTTTCTCCGAATTGAGGAATGCAGCAGCCTCTGCTAAGCTTGTGACCGGATAGACGTTCACACCTTCCACAATCGCGGCTTCTTTCGCGTTTTCAGCTGGCAGGATGAGGTCTTGAATGCCATTCTCTTTTGCCGCGATAGCGATCGGGAGTCCACCTTGTATCCCGCGAATGCTGCCGTCAAGTGCGAGTTCGCCTAAAATTATTGCGTTTTCAAGTCTCGCGAGGTTTACTTGATTGGTAGCTCCCATAACACCGATTGCGATGGGAAGGTCAAACGCCGATCCCGCTTTTCGAATATCCGCAGGTGCTAAGTTCGCCGTGATTCGGGTCGGTGGGAAGTAGAAGTCAGAGTTCTTAATGGCGGCAGTAACCCGATCTCGACTCTCTTTGATGGCGTTGTCCGGTAAGCCAACAGTACTGAAAGCCGGCATTCCACCTGAGACATCTACCTCAACTTTCACGATGTAAGCATCGATTCCCAGCATTGCACTGCTTAGGACGGTTGCGAGCATATATGTGTTTCCTTCCGATTTGTAAGAGTTTCAGTGTGTTTTGTGAGCGTGTCTTTTGCAGCGGTGAGATTCAATGTCCAGCAAATTCTGACACTATTATATCACGCGGAAGATAACAGGTCAACGTTTTTCCACTAACTTGAATCTCCGGTGAGTTTGTGTAATGTTTGTAACTGCTTCTGATTGGCTATGACCAGCAAAGCGTCACCGGCTCCAATTTTCTTATCTCCAGGAGGATTATAGAGGAACGTCCCATCGTTATCATGGATTGCGATAACAACTAAACCGGTTTGTTCGTGGATGCTGGCGGCTTTGAGCAAGATCCCGTCCAAGGCGGCACCTGCCTGAATAATGGATTCGGTGAACTGGGCACCGTCTCGGTTTTGGGTAATATTTTCCAAAAACCCTACGAGTTGTGGTTGGAGGATGCCGGAGGCGAGGCGGAGTCCACCGATGTGATCCGGTAGGACGACCTCATCTGCGCCTGCAGTCATGAGTTTTCCGGGAGAATTGTCTTCGACGGCTTTAGAGGCGATCCTTAACCGGGGGTTCAGTTTTCTCGCAGAGATCACGACGAACAGATTATCTTGGTCACGGCTGAGGCATGTGACAAGCCCTTTGGCACGTTCAATTCCCGCCCGTATGAGCAATTCGTCATCGGTTGCGTCGCCGTGGAGGTATAGAAAGTTTCGTGTGTCAGAGAGGTGGAGGAGTCGCTCTTCCTCGAGTTCGATACCGACGAAATCTACTTCTGACTTTAGCATCTCGTCAAGCACATGGACCCCGGTATCGCCGAGTCCACAGACAATATAGTGGTTTGCTAATTTATCGACAGTTCGAACCATTTTTTGTTGTCGGAAAAAACTTTGTAGTTGCCCTTCAATCAGGAATGCGGTGGCGATCGTAACACTATAGGTGAACACGCCGAACCCGCCAATGAGTAGAAATAGGGTGAAAATTCGTCCAGCATCGCTCATCCCCATGTTCTCATAACCGACGGTTGTTAGGGTGATGACGGTCATGTAGATTGCATCGAGAAGTTGCCACTCCCCTTCGGGGTTATCCCTTTCGAGCAATAGGTAGCCGATCGTCCCGGTCCCGAGCAAGCCGATGAGCAGTGCCATGGCAAAGAGGATCTTGCGTTGATAATTCATTCTTGCTTTTCGTTTTAATTCTGATACTGCTTTTTAGCACTGCGTTTGACAGCAGGATTCGGATCGTGCCGCGCGAGGTCGAAGAGCGTGCGGTATGCTACTCTATCAAGCATTTGTGAACCAGACGGCTCCGCCGCGCGGACGGAACCCGTTTTCAATAATCCCTCTTGCACTGCTTAATGTTGTGCCGTGGTAGAATTCCATAGACGATTCTCCTTAAGCGTTTAAGGGAGTTAATCTAATTTACGGCAGATCCTTCATAAAAACCGACAGTGTTGAGGTTTGTCTCAGTGATTACTGAACCTTCGATTAAGATGGATTTTCAATGTTTTCCGTGGAGACCTCTTCCTCGGTTTCTTCAGTGTGTCCTTCTTGCTGTGTGACCGTTTCTTGTCTATTGATGGCACGGACATAGCCCATTCTGAGTTCATAGAGGGTATTTGCCAAGAAGTTGGATTCTGGGGCAGTGAGGTTTCCCTTCGTTTTTTCCTCAAGCATCTCAATCGTATCAATAATATGTTTCACGAGCGGGAGGTTCGTAACGACCTCGTCGGTTTCGGGGTTCGGGATTCCCTCTAAGTAGAGCCGTCCTGTTTCTACAAGGTTGGCAAGATAACTAATAAAATCGACAGAAGGAATTTGTTGACCTTCCGCCTGAGCCGTAGTTTCTTCCATATAGTACTCCTGATTCCAATTCGCCCTTTAGGGCGAGTCTATCACACGAAGGATTTCCCTATTCGTCGTCGAAGATGATGATTTGTGCAAGTAAACTTCCTGCTTGATTATTGTTATTTGGGCTTTCGTTCATTGCGAGGAAAATAACACCGTCACCGGGGGCGGGATTGTCGTAGCGTGAGCCAACAGCGAAGACGACATCTCCGATCTTAGCGATGAGCGCACCGATATTCGTGCCGGGAAGCAGGTAATCGCTGGAACCCGGGGTCTTCGGAACCCCGTCTCCACCGCACCATCCGGTCCGATTTTGCAAATCTGGTGACCACGCGCCTTCTGCATCGATAATCAATCGTTGCCCTTTTTCCACGCGCACGTAACTTTCCTGCCAAACGGGACTTGGGCGAGCCGTGCGGATAACTGTTAATGCCATAGATGCCTCCTTGTTATTAAACGCTTCGTAGTTCTAAAGTATTCCTTTAAAGACCACACTCGTGGAAAGTTGGAAGACTGGAAGGGAATTGGGTTGGATAGAAGGATGGGTACCCACTCTTCCCTTCTTCCGTTGTTCCGTTCCAGTTTCTTCCACGCTTCCTGTTTTCTTGCATGCCTTTACTCAGCGGGCATTCCCTTGTCTCGGATGGTAATGTTCGTAATCACGTCATCGACGACGATGCTGTCAACCACGTCCATCCCATTGGTGACTTTTCCGAAAATGGTGTAATCACTATCGAGGATCGCGTCCCCTCGGCAGATAAAGAATTCCGATGCGTAGGAAACGCTTGCACCCTCCTCTTTTGCCATAGCGACAACGCCTCGCGACATCTCTTGCGAACCGTTCTCAATGGGGAGTGTATCTCCAGCGGCAAGTTTTGAGCCTGCTTGGATAAGGAGTTCTTCTGCACGATTAAACTTCTCACCTTTGTAATACATCACCTGCGCGTTTTTGATGAAGTTCTTGGAAGTTTCCGGTGCTTCAGCTGCGAGAAATTCAAATTCAATGGTCCCCTTTGCCGTTTCAACGACCGCGACGACCGTTGCGGGATTGATCTGCGGTTTTGCCGCGGTTGTTGCGGTGCCTGTACCCGCGCGACGGGCACGCGGAACGGGGGCTGGCTTATCTTCTTGTGCGCAACTCAGCACAAAAGTAGCGAAGAATGTCGCTAAAATAAAAAGTGCTGCGGATGCGAACTGCCGATGTTGCTTATTCTGCTGTTGCCTGAACATATTTTGACTTCGCCTCCAATCGGATTTTGGTCATGACATCGCCGATTGATAACTGATCGACGACATCTATCCCTTGAATTACACCCCCGAAGGTAGTGTAGTTTCCGTCAAGATGGGGTTGGGGTTTCAAGCAGATATAGAATTGGCTCCCGGCTGAGTCTGGCACGGAGGGCCGAGCCATTGCCAATGTGCCTCTGACATGTGGGCGTTGGTTCGGGTTTGTGTACTCGTCGACAATAGTCCAACCGGGGCCACCTGTTCCATCGCCTTCTGGACACCCGCCCTGGATGATATTCAAACCGCGGGCATCGACTTTTCGATGAAATGTTAAGCCATCGTAAAACTTTTGATTAATCAGTTTGATGAAATTATCTACTGCCACAGGGGCAGCATCGGGGTAGAACTCGAGCACAAAAGTGCCTTTGTCGGTTGTGACGACCGCGACCTGTTCTTCAGGCGTTAGGTTCTGGCTGAACGGAAGCGCGCAGCCGATTACAGTCAGTAGTAAAAGAAAAAACGTTGGACTTTTATAAAGCAGATTTTGGTTCGTGAACTGCGCCAACAGATGGCGTGTTACTTTCATAACCCTCCTTTATTGTGCGGATTCATCGGTTTTGAGACGTGCCCAAACGGTTGTCAATTTGTCCTGTGCGTCAACATGCAGCGGGACAGGCTCTTCCATGTCTTTGAGCAATTCTGCTTTGGTTAAGGCATAGTTGTACACTTTGATTTCATCTAAGGCACCAGTGAGGAAGCGGCCACTTCCGCCGCGTGCACCGATAAAGAGCGGATCGTCATTGGGCTTTAGTTCACCCTTACACGGCATCTCCGCTTCAAGTTCGCCATCAATATAAAGTAGGATATCCTTACCATCCCATGTTCCGGCAAGGAAATGCCATTCTCCATCTTGGATACTGGGACCGATATTATCGTCGTTACACGGTTCGGGTAAGTCGAAGAATTGAAGGATTGTTCCGCCGTTATACAGGGCTGCAAGGTTATACAAACCGGAGACCCAAGCGACTCCTTTTTCAACGCCGCTCTGAATTGCCTCTCCCCCTTTAACAATCACCCAAAATTCAATGGTAATTCCGTTAACGATATCAAGGCTCGCATGATCGGGAATTTGACCGGAGGTTTTTCCATCGAATTCCAATGCTTGTCCGAAAACGCCGTCAATCAATTTCGGCTTCCCTTTAAAAGTTGCGTCATTACCAAATTCGGACCGATCCTTTGCAACGTCCCCATTTAATTCATCGAAGGAAAGATGCAAAACCAACTCTTGGGCACTGCAAACCGCTGAAAGGCTTATCAAAATGAGAGCGAGTAACCCAAATATAGCGCACTGTTTCAAATTACTACCTCCTGAAGTAGCATTATAAACGACATCTTTTCAGGTGTCAACAAAAATTGAAAATTTCTAAACGGTTGATACAATTTTAAGATAACAACAGTAAAAAAAAAAGTCAAGGGATAACCATTTTCTTGAAACAATTTTTCACTTGTGTTAGTATGAGGGTAAGTACTACCGCAAAGATGGAGGAATAGACAATGGGATGGACAAAGTA
This window of the Candidatus Poribacteria bacterium genome carries:
- a CDS encoding YifB family Mg chelatase-like AAA ATPase; protein product: MLATVLSSAMLGIDAYIVKVEVDVSGGMPAFSTVGLPDNAIKESRDRVTAAIKNSDFYFPPTRITANLAPADIRKAGSAFDLPIAIGVMGATNQVNLARLENAIILGELALDGSIRGIQGGLPIAIAAKENGIQDLILPAENAKEAAIVEGVNVYPVTSLAEAAAFLNSEKEIAPEPHTLSTHGPKAHPDALLDLLDVKGQEHVKRAIEVAAAGGHNLIMIGPPGSGKTMIAKRIPSILPRLSIDESLETTKIQSIIGILPNDTPLVVTRPYRSPHHTISDAGLIGGGNIPRPGEVSLAHNGVLFLDELPEFRRNVLEVMRQPLEDRQVTISRASASLTYPANFMLVAAMNPCPCGFFSDPTRDCKCSPTQIQNYVSRISGPLLDRIDIQVEVPAVKYAELANETTGEPSAHVQERVEKARQIQQQRFADTTIHANASMESKQIREYCKIDSQAQELLRVAINQLGLSARAYDRILKVARTIADLERNPHIEAVHISEAIQYRSLDRNFWKK
- a CDS encoding potassium channel protein codes for the protein MNYQRKILFAMALLIGLLGTGTIGYLLLERDNPEGEWQLLDAIYMTVITLTTVGYENMGMSDAGRIFTLFLLIGGFGVFTYSVTIATAFLIEGQLQSFFRQQKMVRTVDKLANHYIVCGLGDTGVHVLDEMLKSEVDFVGIELEEERLLHLSDTRNFLYLHGDATDDELLIRAGIERAKGLVTCLSRDQDNLFVVISARKLNPRLRIASKAVEDNSPGKLMTAGADEVVLPDHIGGLRLASGILQPQLVGFLENITQNRDGAQFTESIIQAGAALDGILLKAASIHEQTGLVVIAIHDNDGTFLYNPPGDKKIGAGDALLVIANQKQLQTLHKLTGDSS
- a CDS encoding DUF1844 domain-containing protein → MEETTAQAEGQQIPSVDFISYLANLVETGRLYLEGIPNPETDEVVTNLPLVKHIIDTIEMLEEKTKGNLTAPESNFLANTLYELRMGYVRAINRQETVTQQEGHTEETEEEVSTENIENPS
- a CDS encoding peptidylprolyl isomerase codes for the protein MFRQQQNKQHRQFASAALFILATFFATFVLSCAQEDKPAPVPRARRAGTGTATTAAKPQINPATVVAVVETAKGTIEFEFLAAEAPETSKNFIKNAQVMYYKGEKFNRAEELLIQAGSKLAAGDTLPIENGSQEMSRGVVAMAKEEGASVSYASEFFICRGDAILDSDYTIFGKVTNGMDVVDSIVVDDVITNITIRDKGMPAE
- a CDS encoding peptidylprolyl isomerase, with product MKVTRHLLAQFTNQNLLYKSPTFFLLLLTVIGCALPFSQNLTPEEQVAVVTTDKGTFVLEFYPDAAPVAVDNFIKLINQKFYDGLTFHRKVDARGLNIIQGGCPEGDGTGGPGWTIVDEYTNPNQRPHVRGTLAMARPSVPDSAGSQFYICLKPQPHLDGNYTTFGGVIQGIDVVDQLSIGDVMTKIRLEAKSKYVQATAE
- a CDS encoding LamG domain-containing protein; its protein translation is MKQCAIFGLLALILISLSAVCSAQELVLHLSFDELNGDVAKDRSEFGNDATFKGKPKLIDGVFGQALEFDGKTSGQIPDHASLDIVNGITIEFWVIVKGGEAIQSGVEKGVAWVSGLYNLAALYNGGTILQFFDLPEPCNDDNIGPSIQDGEWHFLAGTWDGKDILLYIDGELEAEMPCKGELKPNDDPLFIGARGGSGRFLTGALDEIKVYNYALTKAELLKDMEEPVPLHVDAQDKLTTVWARLKTDESAQ